A single window of Flavobacterium aestivum DNA harbors:
- a CDS encoding response regulator, producing MDINLNILIVDDHPMTVDSYINLLSGINFQKKAPNFIKCYNCEDAYNKIKFLLRQNTKIDLAILDVSLPPYSGLNINNGIDLALLIREKLANCKIVLLTMHSKPLTVDKIIKGIQPEGFISKSDINFELFPVICRKILEGEIFRSNTIIDSQRELFKRNINWDNHDCQILSLISQGIKTVNLPNYIPLSMSAIEKRKANIKDQLLKGKGSDKDLIDKAQNLGLL from the coding sequence ATGGATATAAATCTTAATATATTAATAGTCGATGATCACCCAATGACAGTTGATAGTTATATTAACCTATTATCTGGGATCAATTTTCAAAAAAAAGCACCAAACTTCATAAAATGTTATAATTGTGAAGATGCTTATAACAAAATAAAATTTTTACTAAGACAAAACACAAAAATTGATTTGGCTATATTAGATGTTAGTCTCCCTCCTTATAGTGGACTTAATATTAATAATGGCATTGATTTGGCTTTGCTCATTAGAGAAAAACTGGCAAATTGCAAAATAGTCCTTCTTACAATGCATAGTAAACCCTTAACGGTAGACAAAATCATTAAAGGGATACAACCTGAAGGATTCATCTCAAAAAGTGATATTAACTTTGAGTTATTTCCAGTTATTTGTAGAAAGATTCTTGAAGGTGAAATATTCCGAAGCAATACTATAATAGATTCTCAAAGAGAATTATTTAAAAGAAACATAAACTGGGATAATCATGACTGTCAAATTTTGAGCTTAATTTCTCAAGGAATTAAAACAGTTAATCTTCCCAACTACATCCCTCTTTCTATGAGTGCTATAGAAAAAAGAAAAGCAAACATAAAAGATCAGCTTTTAAAAGGAAAAGGCAGTGATAAAGATCTAATTGATAAAGCTCAAAATTTAGGGTTATTGTAA